The Microbacterium horticulturae region CGCCACCGCCAGCAGGATCGACCCCAGCCAGGGGCGTCCGACCAGCCACAGACACCCGGCGATCGCGAGCGGAATCGTGATGGCGTCGATGCGGTAGAGACCCACAGGCCCCAGGCATGCGATAGCGGCCAGCCAGAACCATGCGCCGGCGCGCCGGCCGCGCGAGGTCGCATGGCCGATGAGCAGCCAGAAGGCGAGCGCGTTGCAGACCGTGACGAGGATCGCCCAGCCGACGATGTACCCGTGGATCCACCCGAAGCCGTGCGCGAGCACCATGGGCACGAGCGCGAGCTGCGGATACACCCAGGCCTCGGTGATGCCGACGATCCCGCTGCCGTTCAGCGCCGCGCGCGACCACGGCTCATAGACGAGGTAGACGTCACCCATCGGCTGGTTGGGCATCACCCAGCCGAGTGTCGCGACGCCCAGGTGCACCACGACGAACGCCGCCCAGAGCCAACCCCGTCTCGCCACCTCGACATCCTATGCGGGCCCACCCATAGACCCGCCGAGAGCGCCCTCCCGGCACCGAGACCGCCCTAGTGGCGGGATGCCGCGGCCACCGCCTCGGGCAGCGCGAGTGCCACGTCGAGTGCCGTGATCGGGCCCGGCATCCCTGCGCCGGCGCGCAGCGCCGCGATGACCCCCGCGCGCCCGTGCACCCAGGCCGCGGTCGCGGCCAAGGGCCCCAGGTCGTCGGCACCGAGCGTCTCCCCCTCGGCCTCGGCGCGCGCCTGCGCGCCCGCCACCACCGCCCCGAGCACACCGCCCAGCACGTCCCCGGTGCCGGCGGTCGCCAGCCAGGGCGTGCCGGCATCGACCCGCGCCGTCCAGCCGGACGGCGTCGTCACGATCGTCTCCGCACCCTTGAGCAGCACCGCCCCACCCAGGGCTGCAGCCGTCTCGTGCGCGGCGGCCACGCGCCCAGCGCCCGCAGGCTCCAGGCCGAGCGCCTTGCGCAGCACGTCGTGCTCGCGGGCATGCGGCGTGACCACGACGGGCGCCGCGGCACCCACCGCGAGCTCCAGCGCCCCGGCGTCGACGACCGCCGGCAGGGTGCCTGCAAGCGCCGCGCGCAGATCGTCGGCCACCGCGGGCGGCAGAGCCGCGGCATCCATTCCCGATCCCATCAGCCATGCCTGCACCCGGCCGTCCGCGGTCACGGTCTCGGGGCGCCGCGCCATCACAGGCTCGCGGGCGGCACCGAGGTAGCGCACCATGCCGATGCCTGTGCGCCACGCGGCCTCCACGCCGAGCACCGCCGCGCCCGGGTACTGCGCGGAGCCGGTTTGAACCCCGACCACGCCGCGGGAATACTTGTCGTCACCGGCCGTCGGCGCGTGCAGATGCGCTGCCGCGTCGGTTGCCGTCCAGGTCACCGGCTCTCCCATGGCCACACACTACCCGGAGCATCCCGATGAGCGTCCTCTTCCACCCGCTGAGCATCCGCGGTCTCACCCTGCGCAACCGCCTGTGGGTCTCGCCGATGTGCCAGTACAGCGCGCGGGACGGGATGCCGCAGGAGTGGCACCACGTTCATCTCGCGCAGTTCGCATCCGGCGGGGCAGGCCTCGTGATGGCCGAGGCCACCGCGGTGAACCCCGAGGGACGCATCTCGCCCGACGACACCGGCATCTGGACCGACGCGCAGCGCGACGCGTGGGCGCCGATCGCAGCCGCGATCCGCGCGCGCGACGCGATCGCCGGCATCCAGCTCGCGCACGCCGGGCGCAAGGCCTCGACCTGGCCGCCGTTCGCGCCGCAGCGCGGATCGGTGCCCGCAGCCGAGGGCGGCTGGCAGACGGTCGCACCCTCGGCACTCGCGTTCGACGACTTCGCGGCACCGGCGGCGCTCGACATCGACGGCATCGACGGGGTGGTCGCCGACTTCGCGGCAGCCGCACGCCGCGCGCATGAGGCAGGCTTCGAGGTGCTCGAGATCCACGGAGCGCACGGATACCTGCTGCACCAGTTCCTCTCGCCGCTGTCGAACGTGCGCGACGACGAGTACGGCGGGTCGCTCGAGAACCGTGCCCGGCTGCTGCTGCGCGTCGTCGATGCGGTGCGGGCCGAGGTCCCGGATGCGCCGTTGTTCGTCCGGCTGTCGGCCACCGACTGGGCAGTCGGCGGCTGGGACCTCGACCAGACCACGGCGGTCGCCCGCTGGGCGGGCGAGCACGGCGCCGACCTCATCGACGTCTCCAGCGGCGGGCTCGTCGCGCACCAGAAGATCACGCTCGGGCCGGGCTACCAGGTGCCGTTCGCCGCACACGTGCGTCGCGAGGCCGGACTGCCGGTCAGCGCCGTCGGACTCATCGAGGACGCCGCGCACGCCGAGCAGATCGTCGGCGACGGCGAGGCCGACGCCGTCATGGCCGCGCGCGAGTGGCTGCGCGACCCGCACTTCGCCCTGCGTGCAGCGTTCGAACTGGGCGACGACATCGACTACTGGCCGCCGCAGTACGAGCGGGCGCGGCCGCGGCGCTGACGACCTCGCGAGAACGGGTACGACCTCGCGGGATCACGTACGACCTCGCGAAATCACGTACGACCTCGCGAAATCACGTACGACCTCGCGAAATCACGTACGACCTCGCGAAATCACGTACGACCTCGCGAGAGGCGGGGCGGGGCGGGTGGGGGTCAGCGGGTGCGGCGGCCCCGCCGCGTGGCATCCTGCACCTCGCCGATGAGCTCTTCCAGCACATCCTCGAGGAAGAGCACCCCGGTGACGCTGCCGTCCCGGTCGCGCACCTGCGCGAGGTGACGCCCGGCACGGCGCATGAGAGCGAGCGCGTCTTCGAGGTCGGTCGTCTGCAGCACCGGCACCATGTGGTGGATGCGCTTGGCCGGGATCGGCTGCTCCACGTCCACCGGCGCGACCGGATCCTCTGCCGCACGCAGCACGTCCTTCAGGTGCACGTAGCCGATCGGCTCGCCGTCGTCGCCCGTGATCACGTAGCGCGAGAAGCCGTACTGCGACACTGCGTGCTCGATCTCGGCCGGCGTTGTCGTCCGCGGCAGCGTCACGAGGTCGGCCAGCGGCACGGCGATGTCGGCGGCCTTCTTGTCGGTGAACTCGACCACCGCGGCGACGGTGCCGGAGGCATCCTGCAGCACTCCCTCACGACGTGACTGGTCGACGATCGTCGCTACCTCGTCGAGCGTGAAGGTGGAGGATGCCTCGGCCTTGGGCTCGACGCCGAAGATCTTGACGACGGCGTTTGCCAGCCAGTTGAGCACGACGATGATCGGATGGAACACCTTCGACAGCCACACGAGCGGTGTCGCGAGCATCAGCACGGCACGGTCGGGGACCGAGAAGGCGAGGTTCTTCGGCACCATTTCTCCGAACACCACGTGCAGGTACGAGACGAGCAGCAGCGTGATGACGAACGCGAGGACGTCGACCACGGCCTCGGTCGCACCGGTCAGGCCCAGCGGTCCCGCGAGCAGATGGTGGATCGCCGGCTCCGACACGTTCAGGATCAGCAGCGAGCAGATAGTGATGCCCAGCTGCGTGGTCGCCAGCATCAGGGTCGCGTGCTCCATCGCGAACAGCGCCGTCTTGGCCGCGCGCGATCCGTTCTCGGCGAGCGGCTCGATCTGCGAGCGCCGCGCCGAGACGACGGCGAACTCCGCACCGACGAAGAAGGCGTTGCCGGCCAGCAGGATGACCAGCCAGACGATTCCGGCCCAGTCGTTCATGCCAGCTCACCGCCTTCGCCCTCGAGTGGACTGGGCACGGGCGTGAACGTCACCCGGTCGATGCGCCGCCCGTCCATGCGGGCGACGGTCAGCGTGCCGCCCTCGATCTCGACGGCGTCGCCCACCGCGGGGATGCGCTCGAGAACGCTCATGATGTAGCCGCCCACGGTGTCGTACACGTCATTCTCGGGGACCCGCACCGCCGCGCGGTCGCGCAGCTCGTCAGGGCGCCAGTCGGCCGGGAAGGTCAGGGTCTCTCCCCCGCGCACCAAGTCGGCGCGGCGGCGGTCGTGCTCGTCGAGCACTTCTCCGACGATCTCTTCGACGAGGTCCTCCAGCGTCACGACGCCCGCGGTCCCGCCGTACTCGTCGACGACGACTGCGACCTGGTACCCGCGCGAGCGCAGCTCGGCCAGCAGCGAGTCCAGATGCACCGACTCGGGCACCCGCAGCGCTTCCTGCGCCAGCGCCGCAGCCGGCACATCGGCGCGGCGGTCGCGCGGCACGCTGACCGCCGCCTTCAGGTGCACGATGCCGATGATGTCGTCCATCGAGTCGTCGTAGACCGGGAAGCGACTGTACCCGGTGCGTCGGGCGAGCTGGATGACGTCCTCGGCGCTGTCGTCGGCGGCGAGCGCCTCGACGCCCGGGCGCGCGGTCATCACGTCGGCGGCGGTCAGCTCCGAGAAGCGCAGGCTCCGGTCCAGGAGCGATGCCGTGTCCATCTCAAGCACGCCCGCACTGGCCGAGCGACGCACAAGGCTCGAAAGTTCCGAGGCGGTACGGGCTCCCGACAGTTCCTCCTTCGGCTCGATGCCCATGGCGCGCAGCACCGCGTTCGCCGAGCCGTTCAGCAGCGCAACCGCCGGTTTGAACACCGTTGTGAAGGCGACCTGGAACGGCAGCACGAGCTTGGCCGTCTGCCGCGGCAGCGCGAGCGCGAAGTTCTTGGGCACGAGCTCGCCGAGGATCATCGACAGGATCGTCGCGATCGCCACACCGATGACGGCCGAGATCGGCCGCGACGCGGCATCCGGGATCCCCCACCCGTCCATGAGCGGACGCAGCAGATTCGAGATGGCCGGTTCCATGGTGTAACCGGTCAGCAGCGTGGTCAGCGTGATGCCCAGCTGCGCACTCGAGAGGTGCGTCGCCGTCTTGCGCAGCGCGGCGATCGTGAGCGCCATGCGGGTCTCACCGCGCGCCTGGCGGGCCTCGAGGTCGGCCCGGTCGAGGTTGACGAGCGCGAACTCGCTCGCCACGAACAGCCCGGTGCCGATCGTGAGCAGGAGCCCCACGCCCAGCAGGATGTAGTCCATCACGCGTCACCCCGATTCACGGGGCCGGGTTCGTGGGGCGGGCGTCTGCAACTCGGCGGGTCGTCCATCGTGCGGAATATTCTATGTCAGCCGGAAGGGTGGATGCCGCGCCAAGAACGACAGCGCGAACAGCCCGAGCCCCGGAGGACAGCAGCGAACAGCTACCAGCTGACCGGCAGCGCCTTGCCCTCTTCGTAGCCGGCGGCCGACTGCAGGCCCACGCGCGCGTTCTCGTGGAACTCGGGCACCGAGCGGGCGCCTGCGTACGTGAACGACGAGCGCACACCCGAGGTGATCATGTCGAGGAGGTCCTCCAGGCCCGGCCGGAGCGGGTCGAGGTAGATCTTCGACGACGAGATGCCCTCGGCGAACAGTTCTTTGCGGGCGAGCCCGTAGGCGTCCAGACGACCGAAGCGCTCACGCACGGCCTTCGTCGAGGCCATGCCCCACGATTCCTTGTAGGCGCGGCCGTCGGCGTCGGCCAGCAGTTCGCCGGGGGCCTCGACGGTTCCGGCGAACCAGGATCCGATCATGACGGATGCCGCACCGGCCGCCAATGCGAGGGCGACGTCGCGCGGGTAGCGCACTCCCCCGTCGGCCCACACGTGGGCGCCCATCAGGCGCGCCGCCTGGGCGGTCTCGAGCACGGCGGAGAACTGCGGGCGCCCGACCGCCGTCATCATGCGGGTCGTGCACATGGCGCCGGGGCCGACGCCGACCTTGAGGATCGACGCACCGGCCGAGACGAGGTCGTGCACTCCCTCGGCGGTCACGATGTTGCCCGCCACCAGGGGCAGCCCGAGGTTCAGTTCCGACACCTTCTGCAGCGCCCGCAGCATCCCCTCCTGGTGACCGTGTGCAGTGTCGAGCACGAGCACGTCGACGCCCGCCGCGACCAGCGCCTGGGCCTTGGCCTGCACGTCGCCGTTGATGCCGATCGCCGCGGCCACGATGAGCCGTCCGTCGGCGTCGACGGCGGGGCGGTACAGCGTCGCGCGCAGAGCGCTGCGACGCGAGAGGGTGCCGACGAGCGCGCCGTGGCGCAGCACGCACACGGTCTCAGCCTCGGCGTCGACGATGAGGTCGAACGCGTGCCGAGCGTCGGTGACGTCCTCCGCGTCGATCGCCGTGGGGCGGGCGTGCACCAGGTCGCCCAGCTGCGCGTCGGGCAGCGCGGTACCCAGGCGGCTGGCCGGCACGACGCCGCGGACGCCATCGAGGGTCATCCCCTCCACCGGGTCGTCGGCGACCACGATTCCGTAACCCTCGAGTGCGGGCAGGATGCGGGCGGCATCGGCGACCGTCGCGTGCGAGGGCAGCACGATCGGCGTGTCCCACGGCGCCGGCTGGGCCTTCACCCAACGAATCGCGGCATCCAATTCCTGCAGCGGCATGTCTTGCGGGAGGACGCCGAGGCCACCGCGGCGGGCCAGGGTCGCGGCCAGTCGCGCGCCGGTGACGGAGTTCATGTTGGCCGACACCAGGGGGATCGTCGCGCCCGTCCCGTCGCCCGGCGACAGGTCCACGTCGAGCCGGCTGGTGACGTCTGAGCGGCGCGGGACGAGGAAGACGTCGGAGTACGTCAGATCGACCGCGGGCTGCTCCCCGTAGAACTCCATGCTGTCAAGGCTAGCGATTCCTTCCGTCAGGGAAAGAGCGGCGCATTCGCACCCACCCGCATGCCGTGGCGCGAAGCGAGCGCACAGGCGAGGGGACTAGGCTTGGTGGTCGTGCGCAGTGGCTCAACCGAGCAGGGCGCAGACCCAGATCTCAGCGAGGAAAGCAGGCGAGCGAACGTGTCGAGCCAGGTGACAGGCGTCGGGACTTCGAGCGAAGGAGAGTTCGGGGCCAATGAATGGCTCGTCGACGAACTCTACGAGCAGTTCAAGAAGGACAAGAACTCTGTCGACAAGTCGTGGTGGCCCATCCTCGAGGACTATCATCCCGTGGACACGAGCGGCGTCGGGGGGTCGCATGACACGGCCACCACGGCTCCGCCGGTGACCACGCCATCGTCCGACGCGCACCCGGTGACCGCGCCGGTGCCGGTGATCGGCAGCCAGCCCGTGGCGCGCACCACCGCGAAGCCGGCCGCTCCGCAGCCGATCCCCGCCCAGGCGCCGAAGGTGAAGCCCGCCGCGAACGGCGAGGCCGAGGCATCCACCGCCGATGACGACGATGTCGTCACGCCGCTGCGCGGTATGACCAAGACCCTCGCGGCGAACATGGACCAGTCGCTGACGGTCCCCACCGCGACGAGTGTGCGCACGATCCCGGCGAAGCTGATGATCGACAACCGCATCGTCATCAACAACCACATGGCCCGCTCCCGCGGCGGCAAGGTCAGCTTCACCCACCTGATCGGGTGGGCGATGATCCAGGGGCTCAAGGAGTTCCCGACCCAGAACGTGTACTACGGCGAGGTCAACGGCAAGCCGTCGGTCATCGCCCCCGCGCACATCAACCTGGGCATCGCCATCGACCTGCCCAAGCCCGACGGCACCCGCGCCCTGCTCGTGCCGAGCATCAAGCGCGCCGACACGCTCACGTTCAGCGAGTACCTCGCCGCGTACGAAGACCTCGTCAAGCGCGCTCGGGCGAACAAGCTCACCGCCACCGACTTCGCCGGCACCACGATCTCGCTGACCAACCCGGGCGGCATCGGCACCGTGCACTCGGTCCCCCGCCTGATGAAGGGCCAAGGCTGCATCATCGGCGCCGGTGCCCTCGAGTACCCGGCGGAGTTCCAGGGGTCGAGCGCCCGCACGCTCAACGAGCTGGGCATCGGCAAGACCATCACCTTGACCAGCACCTATGACCACCGCGTCATCCAGGGCGCGGGCTCGGGCGAGTACCTGAAGAAGGTGCACGAGCTGCTCATCGGCGAGCGCGGCTTCTACGACGACATCTTCGCCGCGCTGCGCATTCCGTACGCACCCATCCGCTGGGCGCAAGACATCAAGGTCGACATCGCCGAGCGCGTCGACAAGACCGCCCGTGTGCAGGAGCTGATCAACTCGTTCCGCGTCCGCGGCCACCTGATGGCCGATGTCGACCCGCTCGAGTACGTGCAGCGCACGCACCCCGACCTCGAGATCGAGACGCACGGCCTGACCTTCTGGGACCTCGACCGCGAATTCGTCACCAACGGCTTCGGCGGCAAGCGCCAGATGAAGCTGCGCGACATCCTCGGCGTCCTGCGCGACTCGTACTGCCGCACGATCGGCGTGGAGTACATGCACATCCAGGACCCGGCCCAGCGCCGCTGGTTCCAGGACAACATGGAGGTCCCGTACCAGAAGCCCAGCCATGACGAGCAGCTGCGCATCCTCAGCAAGCTCAATCAGGCCGAGGCGTTCGAGACCTTCCTGCAGACGAAGTACGTGGGCCAGAAGCGCTTCTCCCTCGAGGGCAGCGAGTCGCTCATCCCCTTCCTCGACGAGACGTTGCAGGGCGCGGCCGCGGCCGGCCTCGACGGCGCCGCGATCGGCATGGCCCACCGCGGCCGGCTGAATGTGCTCACGAACATCGCCGGCAAGACGTACAGCCACATCTTCCGCGAGTTCGAGGGCTCGGTCGCCGTCGGCAACAAGAGCGGTTCGGGCGACGTCAAGTACCACCTGGGCACCGACGGCACGTTCGTCGCCGACGACGGCTCGCAGTTGCCGATCCACCTGGCCGCGAACCCGTCGCACCTCGAGACCGTCGACGGCGTGCTCGAGGGCATCGTGCGCGCCAAGCAGGACCGCAAGCCGATGGGCTCGTTCACCTACCTGCCGATCCTCGTGCACGGCGATGCCGCGTTCGCAGGGCAAGGCGTGGTCGTCGAGACCCTGCAGATGTCGCAGTTGCGCGGGTACCGCACCGGTGGCACTATCCACGTCGTCGTGAACAACCAGGTCGGCTTCACGACGCTGCCCAACGACGGTCACACCGCGGTCTACGCGACCGATGTGGCCAAGACGATCCAGGCGCCGATCCTGCACGTCAACGGCGATGACCCCGAGGCCGTCGTGCACGTGGCCGACGTGGCGTTCCGGTACCGCCAGGAGTTCCACCGCGACATCGTGATCGACATCGTGTCGTACCGCCGCCGTGGTCACAACGAGGGCGACGACCCGTCGATGACGCAGCCGCTGATGACGAACCTCATCGAGGCCAAGCGCTCGGTCCGCCGCCTGTACACCGAGTCGCTCGTCGGCCGCGGTGACATCACCGAAGACGAGTACGAGACCGCGAAGAAGGACTTCCAGGATCGTCTGGAGGTCGCCTTCGCCGAGACCCACGCGGCGGAGACCGGCACCTCGCCGGTGGTGGCGACGGATGCCGCAGCCGCCGATACCTTCTCGGGCGAGCCCGACACCACCGGTGTCGACCGGGCCGTCATCGAGTCGATCGGCGACGCGTTCGTCAACAAGCCCGACGGCTTCACCGTGCACCCCAAGCTCGACAAGCTGCTGAACAAGCGCCTGGACATGAGCCGCAACGGCGACATCGACTGGGGCTTCGGCGAGTTGCTCGCGTTCGGCTCGCTGCTGCTGGAGGGCACCCCGGTGCGTCTGGCCGGGCAGGACTCGCAGCGCGGCACCTTCGTGCAGCGCCACTCGGTGCTGCACGACCGCGAGAACGGCCAGGAGTGGATCCCGCTGACGAACCTGTCGGCGAACCAGGGGCGCTTCTGGGTCTACAACTCGCTGCTGAGCGAGTACGCGGCGATGGCCTTCGAGTACGGCTGGTCGGTCGAGCGCCCCGAGGCGCTCACGCTCTGGGAGGCCCAGTTCGGCGACTTCGCCAACGGCGCCCAGTCGGTGGTCGACGAGTTCATCTCGTCCGCCGAGCAGAAGTGGGGCCAGCAGTCCAGCGTCGTGCTCCTCCTGCCGCACGGCTACGAGGGCCAGGGACCCGACCACTCGTCGGCCCGCATCGAGCGGTACCTGCAGATGTGCGCGCAGAACAACATGACCGTCGCGCGGCCGTCGACGCCGGCTTCCTACTTCCACCTGCTGCGCCGCCAGGCGTACGCGCGTCCGCGCCGTCCGCTGGTGGTCTTCACCCCGAAGGCGATGCTGCGTCTGCGCGGTGCGACCAGCCAGGTGGAGGACTTCCTCACCGGCAAGTTCGAGCCCGTGCTCGGCGACGACCGCGGCGTCGAGCCCGCCGGCGTCAAGCGCGTACTTCTGCACTCGGGCAAGATCCATTGGGATCTGAAGGCCGAGCTGACGAAGAACCCGAACCCCGAGATCGCCCTCGTGCGCCTCGAGCAGTTCTACCCCGCCCCGGTCGACGAGCTCAACGAGGTGCTGAAGCAGTACCCGGACGCCGAGCTGGTGTGGGTGCAGGACGAGCCCGAGAACCAGGGCGCCTGGCCGTTCATCGCGCTCGAGGTCGTCGGGCACCTGGGCGGTCGCCCGGTGCGCCGCATCTCACGTGCCGCGTCGGCGAGCCCGGCGACCGGGTCACCGAAGGTGCACGCCGCCGAGGCGGCCGCGATCATCTCGCAGGCGACGACCCTGTAGTCGCATCCGCGACCACCGCCGCGCCACCGCCCGACCGTGAGAGTGCATCTGACGGACGAGAGATAGGGAAGCAACCGCTCTCTCGTCCGCCAGGTGCACTCTCAGCGTTTTCGAGGGCGGCAGCGACCACGAGAGGAGCGCCGTGAGCATCGCGCTGCTCGTCAACCCGGCCGCCCGCAGCGGGGCGTCGCTGGCCGCCGCCGGGCGTGCGGCCGAGCGCCTGCGCGGCAAGGGCGTGTCGACAACGCTCATCTCCGGCGGCTCCGCGGCCGAGTCGGCGCAGCTGCTGCGCATGTCGATCGACGCGGGCGCCGACGGCGTGCTCGTGGCCGGCGGCGACGGCACGGTGAACGTCGCCCTGCAGGAGCTGGCCGGCACCGGCATCCCCTTCGGGATCGTGCCGGTGGGCACCGGCAACGATTTCGCCTTCGCCCTCGGACTGCACGAGATGGGAGTGGATGCCGCGGCCGACGCCGTCGCGGCGGGGCGCACCCGCGAAGTCGACCTGGCGCGTCTGACCCGCGCCGACGGGTCCACCATGCTCTTCGGCACGGTGCTGGCCAGCGGCTTCGACGCGCGGGTCAACGACCGCGCGAACCGCATGCGGTGGCCGCGCGGCGGGTCGCGCTACACGATCGCGCTGTTGATCGAGTTCCTCGAGCTGCACTCCCTGCCGTTCACGCTCGACATCGAGCGTGAAGACGGCACGACGACCCGTCTGGAGAAGGACCTCGTGCTCGCGGCCATCGGCAACGGACCGAGCTACGGAGGCGGCTTGCGCATGTGCCCGGACGCGGATCTGGCCGACGGGCTGCTGGATGTGACGACGGTGGATGCCACGGGTCGGCTGCCTCTGCTGCGGGTGCTGCCGACGATCTACACGGCGACGCACACCGCGCTGCCGATCGTCTCGACGTACCGCGCGCGCAGTGTGCGGATCGACGCGCCCGAGGCCACCGGCTATGCCGACGGCGACCCCGTGGGCGTCTTGCCGGTGCGCGTGGATGCCGTTCCCGCGGCGCTGCGCGTGTTCACACCGTGACCGTGGTCACTGCGCGACGGTGTGCTCCGCGCGCAGTCGTGCCAGCACGATCTCGCGCAGCTGCTCGGGCGCTGCCTCCTTGCACGAGCGGGCCAGCACCTCGGTCAGCGTGCGTGAGACGAGCGCCTCGTCGCGGCATCCCGGGCACTCTTCCAGATGCGCGCGGATGTCGGCCTCCTCGGTCTTGCACACTTCGTGGCGAAGGTACTCCTCGAGGTCTTTGCGGGCCTTCTCGCAGCCGCAGTCACTCATTTCTCACTCCCTGATGCGGTGATGCCGCGCTCGGCGGCGTAATCGGACAACAAGTCACGCAGCAAGCGCCTGCCACGGTGCAGGCGGCTCATGACCGTGCCGATCGGGGTCTTCATGATGTCGGCGATCTCCTGATAGGCGAAGCCCTCGACGTCCGCGAGGTAGACCGCCATGCGGAAGTCTTCGGGGATCGACTGCAGCGCCTCTTTGACGACGGATGCCGGCATCCGGTCGATCGCTTCGGCCTCGGCCGACCGGGCTGTGGTCGACGTCGTCGACTGCGCGCCGCCCAGCTGCCAGTCCTGCAGATCGTCGATGGGGCTCTGGTAGGGCTCGCGCTGCTTCTTGCGATACGTGTTGATGTAGGTGTTCGTGAGGATGCGGTAGAGCCACGCCTTCAGGTTGGTGCCCTGCGTGAACGTCTTCCACGAGCCGAACGCCTTCACGAACGTCTCCTGCACGAGATCGGCCGCATCCGCGGGATTGCGCGTCATGCGCATCGCAGCCGCGTACAGCTGATCCATGTACGGCAGGGCCTGCTCTTCGAACTGCGTGCGCGCGTCGACCGCGGTCTGCGACTCATCCATCGTCCGCAAGTCTACGTGCGGCGTCTGCGACGCGGCATGACGTTCCAGAGTGGCGATCATCCGGCTCCATTCCTGGGTTCGTTAGGGTAGAACGCGATGAGCGATCACCGGTATTCCCCTTCCACCGGACCACGCACGTCCGGCACGACCTCTTCGACCGGCTTCTGGCACGCTCCGGCGGCCGGCGGCCCCCTCGAGGCCGTGGTGACCGTGCCCGGCTCCAAGTCGCTGACCAACCGCGAGCTCGTGCTCGCGGCGCTGGCCGACGGCCCCAGCACCCTGCGCGAGCCGCTGCACTCCGACGACTCCGATCGCATGATCGAGGCGCTCCGGGTCCTGGGCGTCGGGGTCGAGCCGGTCCCCGGCGACGGCGAGTTCGGCGACGATCTGCACATCACCCCCCTGGTGGCTTCCGGCGCGTCCGGCGAGATCGACTGCGGGCAGGCGGGCACCGTCATGCGCTTCCTCGCGCCGGTCGCAGGCCTGGTCGAGGGCGACATCACGCTCACCGCCCACGAGAGCGCGCTGCATCGACCGATGGGCGCGATGATCAAGGCCCTCCGTGACCTGGGCGTCGATGTCGACGACGAGGGCCGCTGGGCCCTGCCGTTCACGGTGCGCGGCCATGGGCACATCCGCGGCGGTGAGGTGACGATCGACGCGAGCGCCACCAGCCAGTTCGTCACCGGGCTGCTGCTGGCCGCGCCCCGGTTCGACATCGGCC contains the following coding sequences:
- a CDS encoding ADP-dependent NAD(P)H-hydrate dehydratase, with translation MGEPVTWTATDAAAHLHAPTAGDDKYSRGVVGVQTGSAQYPGAAVLGVEAAWRTGIGMVRYLGAAREPVMARRPETVTADGRVQAWLMGSGMDAAALPPAVADDLRAALAGTLPAVVDAGALELAVGAAAPVVVTPHAREHDVLRKALGLEPAGAGRVAAAHETAAALGGAVLLKGAETIVTTPSGWTARVDAGTPWLATAGTGDVLGGVLGAVVAGAQARAEAEGETLGADDLGPLAATAAWVHGRAGVIAALRAGAGMPGPITALDVALALPEAVAAASRH
- a CDS encoding NADH:flavin oxidoreductase/NADH oxidase, encoding MSVLFHPLSIRGLTLRNRLWVSPMCQYSARDGMPQEWHHVHLAQFASGGAGLVMAEATAVNPEGRISPDDTGIWTDAQRDAWAPIAAAIRARDAIAGIQLAHAGRKASTWPPFAPQRGSVPAAEGGWQTVAPSALAFDDFAAPAALDIDGIDGVVADFAAAARRAHEAGFEVLEIHGAHGYLLHQFLSPLSNVRDDEYGGSLENRARLLLRVVDAVRAEVPDAPLFVRLSATDWAVGGWDLDQTTAVARWAGEHGADLIDVSSGGLVAHQKITLGPGYQVPFAAHVRREAGLPVSAVGLIEDAAHAEQIVGDGEADAVMAAREWLRDPHFALRAAFELGDDIDYWPPQYERARPRR
- a CDS encoding hemolysin family protein — its product is MNDWAGIVWLVILLAGNAFFVGAEFAVVSARRSQIEPLAENGSRAAKTALFAMEHATLMLATTQLGITICSLLILNVSEPAIHHLLAGPLGLTGATEAVVDVLAFVITLLLVSYLHVVFGEMVPKNLAFSVPDRAVLMLATPLVWLSKVFHPIIVVLNWLANAVVKIFGVEPKAEASSTFTLDEVATIVDQSRREGVLQDASGTVAAVVEFTDKKAADIAVPLADLVTLPRTTTPAEIEHAVSQYGFSRYVITGDDGEPIGYVHLKDVLRAAEDPVAPVDVEQPIPAKRIHHMVPVLQTTDLEDALALMRRAGRHLAQVRDRDGSVTGVLFLEDVLEELIGEVQDATRRGRRTR
- a CDS encoding hemolysin family protein, which produces MDYILLGVGLLLTIGTGLFVASEFALVNLDRADLEARQARGETRMALTIAALRKTATHLSSAQLGITLTTLLTGYTMEPAISNLLRPLMDGWGIPDAASRPISAVIGVAIATILSMILGELVPKNFALALPRQTAKLVLPFQVAFTTVFKPAVALLNGSANAVLRAMGIEPKEELSGARTASELSSLVRRSASAGVLEMDTASLLDRSLRFSELTAADVMTARPGVEALAADDSAEDVIQLARRTGYSRFPVYDDSMDDIIGIVHLKAAVSVPRDRRADVPAAALAQEALRVPESVHLDSLLAELRSRGYQVAVVVDEYGGTAGVVTLEDLVEEIVGEVLDEHDRRRADLVRGGETLTFPADWRPDELRDRAAVRVPENDVYDTVGGYIMSVLERIPAVGDAVEIEGGTLTVARMDGRRIDRVTFTPVPSPLEGEGGELA
- a CDS encoding GuaB1 family IMP dehydrogenase-related protein, which translates into the protein MEFYGEQPAVDLTYSDVFLVPRRSDVTSRLDVDLSPGDGTGATIPLVSANMNSVTGARLAATLARRGGLGVLPQDMPLQELDAAIRWVKAQPAPWDTPIVLPSHATVADAARILPALEGYGIVVADDPVEGMTLDGVRGVVPASRLGTALPDAQLGDLVHARPTAIDAEDVTDARHAFDLIVDAEAETVCVLRHGALVGTLSRRSALRATLYRPAVDADGRLIVAAAIGINGDVQAKAQALVAAGVDVLVLDTAHGHQEGMLRALQKVSELNLGLPLVAGNIVTAEGVHDLVSAGASILKVGVGPGAMCTTRMMTAVGRPQFSAVLETAQAARLMGAHVWADGGVRYPRDVALALAAGAASVMIGSWFAGTVEAPGELLADADGRAYKESWGMASTKAVRERFGRLDAYGLARKELFAEGISSSKIYLDPLRPGLEDLLDMITSGVRSSFTYAGARSVPEFHENARVGLQSAAGYEEGKALPVSW